The following proteins are co-located in the Patescibacteria group bacterium genome:
- the pyrH gene encoding UMP kinase — translation MNKEKIIISLGGSIIVPDEVNATFLKKFRELILQNLKNYSKIVIVAGGGKVCRRYNAAAEKVTKISHEDLDWLGISATKLNAELIRVIFGTLAYEKVLDNPHQKINTKKQIIIGSGYIPGSSSDLDAVILAEQYGAKTVINLSNISHVYDKDPRKHKDARKIGVMSWQEFKKVIGGKFVPGMNAPFDPVAAKRAEKAGIRVVVMKGTNLANFKRFLQKKPFSGTVIG, via the coding sequence ATGAACAAAGAAAAAATAATTATTTCCCTAGGTGGATCCATTATTGTTCCGGATGAAGTGAACGCAACTTTTTTGAAAAAGTTCCGGGAATTAATTTTGCAAAATTTAAAAAACTATTCCAAGATTGTGATCGTAGCCGGGGGAGGGAAGGTCTGTCGCAGATACAATGCCGCCGCGGAAAAAGTTACCAAAATTTCGCATGAAGATCTGGACTGGCTGGGAATCTCCGCCACCAAACTGAATGCCGAGCTGATCAGGGTAATCTTCGGCACGCTGGCCTATGAAAAGGTATTAGATAATCCACATCAGAAAATAAATACCAAAAAGCAAATTATTATCGGTTCCGGTTATATTCCCGGTTCTTCTTCTGATTTGGACGCAGTAATCCTGGCGGAACAATACGGCGCGAAGACAGTGATTAACCTTTCCAATATTTCTCATGTTTATGACAAAGACCCCCGGAAACACAAAGATGCCCGAAAAATCGGGGTGATGTCTTGGCAGGAGTTCAAAAAGGTAATCGGTGGCAAGTTTGTTCCCGGAATGAACGCACCTTTTGATCCCGTTGCTGCCAAAAGGGCGGAAAAAGCGGGAATCCGGGTGGTGGTTATGAAAGGCACTAATTTGGCTAATTTTAAACGATTTTTGCAAAAAAAGCCGTTTTCCGGTACGGTAATTGGCTAA
- a CDS encoding SdrD B-like domain-containing protein, which produces MNANHYNYNPKKRGKFYRVVNIIVMTAFLFNMSATQGLLMLSPAQATQPVDVGVDKYTICHATESTSNPWTRNNVAEPSLSAHLDEHGTPLAGHEGDVLLGIDNEDVLQCPTVVPPVCSEVFADYDLNGDCVVNLSDVAMYATAYANGEVFDTATDYNEDGIVWDLSDVSWFAEHKSIDPSADLNNDGQSNEGDITCFSAMVGATDPECNIDVICTDTDGDEICDEVDNCPLVANPDQTDTDNDGVGDVCDNCVNTPNPDQADDDGDHAGNACDAYYCVPTNDSVEICDDLDNNCDGYDDEGDVCQEQSCVEGPTWAYELIANDQGTQYGGGNIDANRSDPMQALGEADSVDGQLGDFYSLGMNGWITLKFQYPVMDVDGDDLSFHEETWGSRTTYGIEKAQVAVSKDNITWENIGEINNQTADGIDYLDFSSTGWDFIRYVRLTDTTDFAAEFPGNGTADGYDLDAVDATNGVCEEIPDPVTYDIHGQKWNDEDNDGIWDDNEDPLAGVEITLDGGNAGTVFTNANGEYEFSDLLPNSYTICEVVQDGWEQTLPGTGSGDCYEVTLPDGGDTTYNFGNHRIDNVTIVAYKIVCTEESDLPNWGNGGENITAATAQNWVDAHESCELVADWNFQYRIDGGDPYNPGDNTGVAGGDWHTFGPTVNGTTSVDLDLDLADKFWFREVMQPGYIPFTYNVVGNNSNNVSAEFYCNNDVLNYDNLEWIDNMTPGETYHCVAWNVLDEEPTYDLHGYKWDDQNGDGYDCTPNDSLSTLNSAENCEPKLSGWTINLYEGDSTEPLDTMITSSLTEHFGWYWFENLPAGDYRICEELQTGWNQTYPGEDGCHYVTLPTLPTDKAAFSLNAVFAPEYNFGNTHDTGDLSIIKLDDNGNRMPNVAFQIDGENYQTNEEGMFTDNLLTGYHVVQEMGTEGYTFTSVSGENCTNSNPSAALVNKNSVTTCTFTNTRDTGELTGLKYEDLNGNGMRDCPDADKISLINGPVDDPECEPVLQGWTINISLNTCSEDSSDYDLSGDENLNLSDIAMMAQYLETPNDPQGDLNADSLTNQADFNCFSTMYNDQSLPSEPDMSDVTDEYGNYEFTGLIPGSYDVCEVQQDGWQQTEPGDNTNPNNEDCYTLLVSPGDEISYVDFGNTYVGYCGDRILQEDELCDGTLGEISDNFTCVMDGPQQCQTVVEDPHSTITGYKYEDLNGNHEWSPGEMPLNNWEICRTFTSGEGPTINSNLRIAIDILPFEVLPSETSCVLTGTGEWLDGYYEFKFYGPGHATVTETMQPGYTKTQPIEAGYEVEMTEPIVYGDYNFGNQPDFGVTITKTADKTTVGALEQFNYSVNWTLSGLVTADNVVITDTLPAKVTFVSATNGGVYDAATHTITWSATNVAPGTGSYGVTVQTTAGVSNTEELINNVKILATESLTPAEVSALALAPGVISIERSATASAKVTVSVTPAATNPLLQITKDASEATADAGDTVTYTVVVTNVGSATATNVMVDDTLPAGMTFVEGGGTTVALVLGDIAIGQSKTTTYDVKVADTATTGSYENLAEAHADNHAKISDSAIVNVEAPIVLGDTTEAELALIKTADVEFTNPGGMVEYTLTITNNGTEDAQNVVLTDQLPEWFVFEGTTDAVKLWEFATIAVGSAETVTYKVSVDAAATAGMYDNVALATADNSENAGASATVEVRAVSVLGALVETGSTLRDYILYFAGIMLVVSGIFFSTRERKLQQTK; this is translated from the coding sequence ATGAACGCTAATCATTACAACTATAACCCTAAAAAAAGGGGGAAGTTCTATCGTGTCGTCAACATTATTGTCATGACGGCTTTTTTATTTAATATGAGCGCTACGCAGGGACTTTTAATGCTGTCCCCCGCGCAAGCAACACAACCAGTTGATGTAGGCGTTGACAAGTATACTATTTGTCATGCCACTGAATCCACTAGTAATCCTTGGACAAGGAATAATGTTGCAGAACCTTCTTTGTCTGCGCATCTTGATGAACATGGAACTCCACTGGCAGGACATGAGGGAGATGTTTTACTAGGGATAGACAATGAAGATGTATTGCAATGCCCAACAGTTGTTCCCCCGGTCTGTTCGGAAGTGTTTGCTGACTATGATCTTAATGGTGATTGTGTCGTAAATCTATCCGATGTCGCAATGTACGCAACAGCGTATGCGAACGGAGAAGTGTTTGACACAGCAACAGATTACAATGAAGACGGCATTGTTTGGGATCTTTCAGACGTCTCTTGGTTTGCGGAACACAAAAGCATTGACCCATCCGCAGATCTCAACAACGATGGACAGTCCAACGAAGGCGATATTACATGTTTTTCCGCTATGGTTGGTGCCACCGACCCTGAATGCAATATTGATGTAATCTGTACCGACACAGACGGAGATGAAATCTGCGATGAAGTTGATAATTGTCCTTTGGTAGCAAATCCTGATCAGACTGATACTGATAATGATGGTGTAGGTGATGTTTGTGATAATTGTGTAAATACTCCAAATCCTGATCAGGCTGACGATGATGGTGATCATGCAGGTAACGCTTGCGATGCATATTATTGTGTCCCTACCAATGACAGCGTTGAGATATGTGATGATTTAGACAATAACTGTGACGGATACGATGATGAAGGAGATGTTTGTCAAGAACAGAGCTGCGTTGAAGGTCCGACCTGGGCATATGAATTAATTGCAAATGACCAAGGAACACAGTACGGTGGTGGCAATATTGATGCCAACCGCTCAGATCCAATGCAAGCACTTGGTGAAGCTGACTCTGTTGATGGACAACTCGGTGATTTCTACAGTTTGGGTATGAACGGCTGGATTACCCTAAAATTCCAATATCCAGTAATGGATGTTGACGGAGATGACCTCTCTTTCCACGAGGAAACATGGGGCAGCCGAACTACATACGGAATAGAAAAAGCCCAGGTAGCAGTAAGTAAAGACAATATAACCTGGGAAAATATTGGTGAAATAAATAACCAAACTGCTGATGGTATTGATTATCTTGATTTTTCCTCAACAGGATGGGACTTTATCCGCTATGTCCGCTTAACAGATACTACTGACTTTGCGGCAGAATTCCCAGGCAACGGCACTGCTGATGGTTACGACCTGGACGCTGTCGATGCGACAAACGGTGTTTGTGAAGAAATACCTGACCCGGTAACCTATGATATCCACGGACAGAAATGGAACGATGAAGATAATGACGGAATTTGGGATGATAATGAAGACCCACTTGCAGGAGTAGAGATAACACTAGATGGCGGAAATGCTGGTACAGTATTCACAAATGCAAACGGAGAATACGAATTTTCAGATTTGCTTCCAAACAGCTATACAATTTGCGAAGTAGTTCAAGATGGATGGGAACAGACGCTACCTGGCACAGGTTCAGGAGATTGTTACGAAGTAACACTGCCGGACGGTGGAGATACCACATATAATTTTGGTAATCATCGAATAGATAATGTTACAATCGTCGCATATAAAATAGTCTGTACAGAAGAATCCGACCTACCTAATTGGGGAAATGGCGGAGAGAATATTACTGCGGCAACTGCCCAGAATTGGGTAGATGCTCATGAATCTTGTGAACTTGTAGCAGATTGGAATTTCCAATACCGCATAGACGGCGGTGATCCATACAATCCGGGAGACAATACCGGTGTAGCCGGTGGTGACTGGCATACATTCGGACCAACTGTGAATGGTACGACTTCTGTAGATCTTGACTTGGATCTTGCTGACAAATTTTGGTTTCGTGAAGTCATGCAACCCGGATATATTCCTTTCACCTATAATGTTGTAGGAAATAACAGCAATAATGTTTCAGCCGAATTCTACTGCAATAATGATGTCTTAAACTATGACAACTTAGAATGGATTGACAACATGACTCCGGGCGAAACATATCATTGTGTTGCCTGGAATGTGCTTGATGAAGAACCAACCTATGATCTGCACGGTTATAAATGGGACGACCAGAATGGCGATGGTTATGATTGTACTCCAAATGATTCACTTTCAACGCTAAATAGCGCAGAAAACTGTGAACCAAAACTATCGGGTTGGACAATCAATCTCTATGAAGGAGATAGCACTGAACCGCTCGATACCATGATTACATCCAGTCTAACCGAACATTTCGGTTGGTACTGGTTTGAGAATCTTCCGGCGGGAGACTACAGAATCTGCGAGGAATTACAGACCGGCTGGAACCAAACCTATCCTGGAGAAGACGGCTGCCATTATGTTACTCTACCGACACTGCCAACTGATAAAGCTGCTTTTTCACTAAATGCGGTATTTGCACCGGAATATAACTTCGGCAACACCCATGACACAGGCGACTTGTCGATCATTAAACTGGATGATAACGGGAATCGGATGCCAAATGTGGCTTTCCAAATTGACGGTGAAAATTATCAAACCAATGAGGAAGGAATGTTTACTGACAACCTCTTGACCGGCTATCATGTCGTTCAGGAAATGGGTACGGAAGGTTATACGTTTACCTCTGTAAGCGGTGAAAACTGTACCAACAGTAATCCTTCCGCAGCTTTGGTTAATAAGAACTCCGTCACCACCTGCACATTCACCAACACTCGCGATACCGGTGAATTAACAGGACTGAAATATGAAGATTTGAACGGTAACGGAATGCGCGACTGTCCTGATGCCGACAAAATATCGTTGATTAACGGACCGGTTGACGATCCTGAATGTGAACCGGTGCTTCAGGGTTGGACGATCAATATCTCTCTAAATACCTGTTCTGAAGACAGTTCTGACTACGACTTAAGTGGCGATGAAAATCTAAACCTATCAGATATTGCTATGATGGCGCAGTATTTGGAAACACCAAATGACCCGCAGGGTGACTTGAATGCTGACAGTTTAACAAACCAGGCTGACTTCAATTGTTTCTCCACTATGTACAACGACCAATCACTTCCTTCAGAGCCGGACATGAGCGATGTTACTGATGAATACGGCAATTATGAATTTACCGGACTAATCCCGGGATCTTATGATGTCTGTGAAGTTCAGCAAGATGGCTGGCAACAAACTGAACCGGGTGATAATACCAATCCTAATAATGAAGATTGCTATACATTGCTCGTTAGCCCGGGCGATGAAATCTCCTATGTAGATTTCGGCAACACCTATGTCGGTTACTGCGGTGACCGAATATTACAAGAAGATGAATTATGTGATGGTACTCTCGGTGAAATATCTGACAACTTCACTTGCGTTATGGATGGACCACAGCAATGTCAAACAGTAGTTGAAGATCCTCACTCCACAATTACTGGCTATAAGTATGAAGATTTGAACGGCAACCACGAATGGAGTCCCGGTGAAATGCCTTTGAACAACTGGGAAATCTGCAGAACATTTACTTCTGGAGAAGGTCCAACAATTAATAGCAATTTGAGAATTGCAATTGATATTCTTCCGTTTGAAGTTCTGCCATCTGAAACTTCTTGTGTCCTAACCGGCACTGGTGAATGGCTCGACGGCTATTATGAATTCAAATTCTACGGTCCGGGACACGCGACAGTTACTGAAACAATGCAACCGGGTTATACAAAAACTCAACCAATTGAAGCAGGTTATGAAGTAGAAATGACTGAACCGATTGTATATGGTGATTATAATTTCGGTAACCAGCCAGACTTCGGCGTCACAATCACAAAAACTGCAGATAAAACAACTGTCGGAGCGCTTGAACAGTTCAACTATTCCGTAAATTGGACGCTGAGTGGATTAGTTACTGCCGATAATGTTGTGATAACTGATACGCTACCGGCAAAAGTAACATTCGTATCAGCAACCAACGGCGGAGTATACGACGCAGCCACTCATACGATAACCTGGTCAGCAACAAACGTTGCTCCAGGAACCGGCAGTTACGGTGTAACTGTTCAAACAACCGCTGGTGTATCCAACACTGAAGAATTGATCAATAACGTAAAGATATTAGCAACTGAAAGCTTAACACCAGCCGAAGTATCTGCCTTAGCCTTAGCACCGGGAGTTATCAGTATTGAAAGATCCGCGACTGCCAGCGCAAAAGTAACCGTAAGCGTAACACCTGCTGCCACAAATCCCCTACTGCAGATTACCAAGGATGCGAGTGAAGCTACAGCTGACGCCGGTGACACCGTAACCTATACAGTTGTTGTTACCAATGTCGGTTCAGCAACCGCCACCAATGTCATGGTGGACGATACTTTGCCGGCCGGAATGACCTTTGTTGAAGGCGGTGGAACTACCGTAGCATTAGTACTTGGTGATATTGCGATCGGACAGTCGAAAACAACTACTTATGATGTAAAAGTAGCTGATACGGCGACAACCGGATCGTATGAAAACCTGGCGGAAGCGCATGCCGATAATCATGCCAAAATATCAGATTCCGCGATTGTGAACGTAGAAGCCCCGATTGTTCTGGGTGACACCACTGAAGCGGAATTAGCACTGATCAAAACCGCCGATGTTGAATTCACCAACCCGGGCGGAATGGTGGAATACACACTGACCATTACAAATAACGGCACAGAAGATGCCCAAAACGTAGTCCTAACCGACCAACTGCCGGAATGGTTCGTGTTTGAAGGCACTACCGATGCGGTAAAGCTATGGGAATTCGCCACAATTGCCGTAGGATCAGCCGAAACAGTCACCTATAAGGTGTCCGTGGACGCTGCCGCTACCGCCGGAATGTACGATAATGTGGCACTTGCCACAGCTGACAATTCCGAGAATGCTGGTGCTTCTGCTACTGTTGAAGTACGTGCTGTCTCTGTATTAGGCGCGTTGGTTGAAACCGGTTCTACTCTGCGCGATTATATCCTGTATTTCGCGGGAATAATGCTGGTAGTTTCCGGAATCTTTTTCTCCACCAGAGAAAGAAAGCTTCAGCAGACAAAGTAG
- the pcm gene encoding protein-L-isoaspartate O-methyltransferase codes for MFLHKVTMENLVKDLIGQGYLKNPDIINAFYKVKRRDFLPENMKDKETVNAPLHIGHGQTNSQPLTVAFMLEVLEPEQGDRILDVGSGSAWQTALLAEIVGDQGHIYAIERIEELKKFGEQNLKQYKYINITQTHGDGSKGLRAYAPYDKIIVAAAAKEIPQALIDQLKVGGRLVIPVGDNTQDIVVVEKQAPDKIKTKSYPGFQFVPLISDREG; via the coding sequence ATGTTTCTACACAAAGTAACCATGGAAAACTTGGTAAAAGACCTGATTGGACAGGGTTATTTGAAGAATCCCGACATTATTAACGCTTTTTACAAGGTAAAAAGGCGTGATTTTCTGCCGGAAAACATGAAAGATAAGGAAACTGTGAATGCTCCACTGCATATTGGCCATGGTCAGACCAACTCTCAGCCTTTAACCGTAGCTTTTATGCTGGAAGTATTGGAGCCGGAGCAGGGTGACCGTATCCTCGATGTGGGTTCCGGATCCGCCTGGCAAACGGCACTGCTGGCAGAAATTGTCGGTGACCAGGGGCATATCTATGCTATCGAACGGATTGAAGAACTGAAAAAATTCGGCGAGCAAAATTTGAAACAATATAAATATATCAATATTACTCAAACACACGGAGACGGATCAAAGGGATTGAGAGCTTACGCGCCGTATGACAAGATAATCGTAGCGGCGGCCGCCAAGGAAATTCCTCAGGCATTGATAGACCAGTTGAAGGTTGGTGGCAGATTGGTTATCCCGGTTGGGGATAATACGCAGGATATTGTGGTAGTGGAAAAACAGGCGCCGGATAAAATTAAAACCAAAAGCTACCCCGGCTTCCAGTTTGTACCGTTGATCTCGGACAGAGAAGGATAA
- the mltG gene encoding endolytic transglycosylase MltG, with translation MKKIILIIISFIVIIGLAGLFYFNNQISSKASDNAEAKLFTVEAGEGVKEISARLTAENLSKNDFIFRTYIWLKHYENKLQAGDYYIPQNLSMVGLAKLLISGDALSKERLVTIVEGWSSTEIATYMANFAEADGEPSKSDYINIFLAYVDASNTHDMIPDKTYSFLVDKPIDQGLEGFLFPDTYRIFKSSGPEHLLEKMLDNFDVKLTQVLRDEINSQGRTIYDIITLASIVEKEVRTPADKKIAAGIFYTRMENGIPLESDATVNFITGKRALQPTFADTEIQNPYNTYENQGLPPGPISNPGMDSILAVIYPEDSDYLYFLTKDDGTTVFSKTFEEHLQNKAKYLD, from the coding sequence ATGAAAAAAATAATACTAATCATCATCAGTTTCATAGTAATTATCGGCTTAGCCGGTTTGTTTTATTTTAATAATCAGATCAGTTCAAAAGCTTCGGACAATGCGGAGGCAAAACTTTTTACTGTTGAAGCGGGGGAAGGCGTAAAAGAAATTAGCGCCCGGCTGACCGCGGAGAATCTGAGCAAAAATGATTTTATCTTCCGCACGTATATTTGGCTGAAGCATTATGAGAATAAACTACAGGCGGGGGATTATTATATTCCGCAGAATTTGAGTATGGTGGGCTTGGCGAAATTGCTGATCTCCGGTGACGCGCTTTCCAAGGAACGACTGGTGACAATTGTGGAAGGCTGGTCCAGTACGGAGATCGCAACATACATGGCGAACTTCGCTGAGGCGGACGGGGAACCATCCAAGAGTGATTACATTAATATATTTCTGGCGTACGTAGATGCCTCTAACACGCACGATATGATACCGGATAAGACCTATAGTTTCCTCGTCGACAAGCCTATTGATCAGGGTCTCGAAGGATTTCTTTTTCCGGACACTTACCGTATTTTTAAAAGTTCCGGTCCGGAACACCTGCTCGAAAAAATGCTGGACAATTTCGACGTGAAACTCACACAAGTTTTGAGAGATGAAATTAATAGTCAGGGAAGAACAATTTACGATATTATTACCTTAGCCAGCATTGTAGAAAAAGAAGTACGCACACCAGCGGATAAAAAGATTGCAGCGGGAATATTCTATACCAGAATGGAAAATGGAATTCCGCTGGAGTCCGACGCGACGGTAAATTTCATCACTGGTAAAAGGGCGCTGCAACCCACCTTCGCAGATACGGAAATTCAAAATCCATACAACACTTACGAGAACCAAGGTCTGCCACCGGGACCGATTTCCAATCCGGGGATGGATTCTATCTTGGCAGTGATCTATCCGGAGGACAGTGACTATCTGTATTTCCTGACCAAGGATGACGGTACAACGGTTTTCAGTAAAACATTTGAAGAACACTTGCAGAATAAAGCGAAGTACCTGGATTAA
- the rplJ gene encoding 50S ribosomal protein L10, whose protein sequence is MPKTRVQKEEIVKTLVERLSGMKSAVFINYSGLNVKSFENLRQLLRDEEVECNVAKKTLIKRALDEAKLSGMDIKGLDGQIAVAMGFKDEVAPARILKKFQKDNVTLQILGGILEGSYIEQAKVMELANLPSREQLLAQFVGSLRAPLVGIVNVLQGNMRGFINALNAIKEQKA, encoded by the coding sequence ATGCCTAAAACACGAGTACAAAAGGAAGAGATAGTAAAAACACTGGTAGAGAGGCTTTCGGGAATGAAATCCGCTGTTTTTATTAACTATTCCGGTTTAAACGTAAAGAGTTTCGAAAACTTGCGCCAACTGCTCCGCGATGAAGAAGTGGAATGCAACGTAGCGAAAAAGACCCTGATCAAAAGGGCTTTGGATGAAGCGAAGCTTTCTGGAATGGATATCAAAGGTTTGGACGGGCAGATCGCGGTAGCGATGGGCTTCAAAGACGAAGTCGCTCCGGCCAGAATTCTGAAAAAATTCCAAAAAGACAATGTTACTTTGCAGATTCTGGGCGGAATACTGGAAGGCAGTTATATCGAACAGGCGAAAGTAATGGAACTGGCCAACTTGCCGAGTCGTGAACAGTTACTGGCACAGTTTGTCGGCAGCCTGCGCGCACCGCTGGTCGGTATCGTCAATGTTCTGCAGGGCAATATGCGCGGATTCATCAATGCGCTGAACGCGATTAAAGAGCAAAAAGCATAA
- a CDS encoding sugar phosphate nucleotidyltransferase has protein sequence MKIVIRAGGVGTRLWPISRKNNPKQFQAIVSDKTLIRDTQDRIAPLVNIEDDLFVSVNESVKHLVKKYLPEVSEKNIIPEPASKNTGPAICLESVLIADRFSDREVVASLPSDDFINDPEAFQTLLQTSEIFLKENPEYIMTPGIKPNYPDTGYSYLKSGEVLQEEGEEAIFKVADWVEKPDLDYCKELIASGLYFYHTGMYIWQLKTVIGLFEKYQPAMLASCQEIVELMKLGGQEEQIAKIYSSLEKMSIETAITDKVEKIAMCVSNRIGWSDLGKWHIIKDLLPANQGDNLIKGNVIPLDTTDCMIYGSKDKVIATIGLDDMVIIDTDDALLVCPKDRSDEAKKIVEELQKRKDSEKYL, from the coding sequence ATGAAGATAGTTATTCGCGCCGGAGGAGTAGGAACCAGGCTGTGGCCGATCAGTAGAAAAAATAATCCAAAACAGTTTCAGGCAATCGTCAGTGACAAAACTCTGATCAGGGACACGCAGGACAGAATCGCCCCGCTTGTAAATATAGAGGACGATCTTTTTGTTTCGGTGAACGAATCGGTGAAACACCTGGTGAAAAAATATCTGCCGGAGGTTTCCGAAAAAAATATTATTCCCGAGCCGGCCAGTAAAAACACCGGACCGGCAATCTGTCTGGAGAGCGTATTGATCGCGGACCGGTTTTCGGATCGGGAAGTAGTGGCTAGTTTGCCGTCCGATGATTTTATCAACGACCCGGAGGCCTTCCAAACTTTACTTCAGACTTCGGAAATATTTCTGAAAGAAAATCCGGAATATATCATGACGCCGGGAATCAAACCGAACTACCCTGATACCGGATACAGCTATCTTAAATCCGGAGAGGTTTTACAGGAGGAAGGCGAGGAAGCGATTTTCAAAGTAGCGGACTGGGTGGAGAAACCGGATCTGGATTATTGTAAGGAGCTAATTGCTTCCGGTCTTTACTTCTACCACACCGGTATGTATATCTGGCAATTAAAAACTGTCATCGGTTTGTTTGAAAAATACCAACCGGCAATGCTTGCATCGTGCCAAGAGATCGTAGAACTAATGAAACTGGGTGGGCAGGAAGAACAAATTGCCAAGATATATTCATCGCTGGAAAAGATGTCGATCGAAACCGCAATCACCGATAAAGTGGAAAAAATAGCAATGTGCGTTTCCAACCGGATTGGTTGGAGCGACCTGGGTAAGTGGCACATAATCAAAGACCTGCTGCCGGCGAACCAGGGAGATAATTTAATCAAAGGTAACGTGATTCCGCTGGACACTACCGACTGTATGATTTACGGAAGTAAAGATAAAGTGATTGCCACTATCGGTCTGGATGATATGGTGATTATTGATACCGATGACGCACTGCTCGTCTGTCCGAAGGACCGTTCGGATGAAGCGAAGAAAATCGTGGAGGAATTACAGAAAAGAAAAGATAGTGAAAAATACCTATAA